In Sphingobacterium sp. R2, the genomic stretch TGAATATGAAGAATGAAATTCTTAATGAATTTGAGAGTAAAATCCATGTTTATAACAGGTTTAAGGATAAATCTCTTAGTTTACTTAATGATTTACTAAAACAAAAAAAAATAGCCTTTCATAACATAGACGGGAGAGTAAAAAACTATGAAAGCTTATCAAGTAAAATTGATAGAAAATCTGAGAAATACAAATGTCTTTCGGACATTACAGATCTAGTGGGGATAAGAATTACTTCTTATTTGGAAAGTGATGTAGATTTAATTGACAAATTAATAAGAGATGAATTTCAAATAGATAATGATAATTCCATAGATAAAAGGATTTTAAATAGTGATCAATTTGGATATAAGTCATTACATTTAGTTGTAGAATTAGACAATAGAAGATTACAGCTTTATGAAAATTCAGATTTTAAAAATTTAAAAATTGAAATCCAAATTAGATCTATTTTGCAACATGCTTGGGCTGAAATTGAACATGACTTGGGTTATAAAGGGAAAGCGCAAATTCCCGATGATTATAAAAGGAGTTTTAATCGACTTTCAGCTCTATTGGAATTAGCTGATCAAGAGTTTGTTAGATTGAAAAGGGATTTGGTTAAGTTTGAAAGCAAGGTGACAGAGCAGATAATTCGAGAACCTCAAAATGTTCTAATAAACTTTGCTAGCCTCAAGCAATTTAATTCAGAAAATTCCATTATCATTGAAGCTAGAGATTTATTAGCTAATAAAGTAGGATGGGAATATCTAAGTCGAAGTAATTCATTTGTAGATTTGGTTCAACGGTTTGATTTTTTTAACATGCTTACAATTGAAGATATACAAAAGGAATTAAAGATAAATAAAGATTTGTTTTTTAGTTTCTTAAAAGTTTTTACGGATGGGTTTACATATAAATCAATATCTTACGATATTATTATATATTACTTACAGCATTTTCTTGCTGCCAAAACAAAAGATAAATTATATATCCAAAAGTATTTAATGGAGAGTTCTCAAGTATCTATTGATGGAGATCCTATAGATTTTATTAGAATTATCGAAGTGGCTGAAAGCCGATTAAAACTATAATATATAATTGTTATAGAATATGATACCT encodes the following:
- a CDS encoding GTP pyrophosphokinase family protein; its protein translation is MKNEILNEFESKIHVYNRFKDKSLSLLNDLLKQKKIAFHNIDGRVKNYESLSSKIDRKSEKYKCLSDITDLVGIRITSYLESDVDLIDKLIRDEFQIDNDNSIDKRILNSDQFGYKSLHLVVELDNRRLQLYENSDFKNLKIEIQIRSILQHAWAEIEHDLGYKGKAQIPDDYKRSFNRLSALLELADQEFVRLKRDLVKFESKVTEQIIREPQNVLINFASLKQFNSENSIIIEARDLLANKVGWEYLSRSNSFVDLVQRFDFFNMLTIEDIQKELKINKDLFFSFLKVFTDGFTYKSISYDIIIYYLQHFLAAKTKDKLYIQKYLMESSQVSIDGDPIDFIRIIEVAESRLKL